A region from the Halomarina litorea genome encodes:
- a CDS encoding DUF2103 domain-containing protein, which translates to MECRQCASALERPGDFCLVCRTTNADTVVLDLSRERAAVTALLDESVVARREVTTTPESDGETEPVELRNFAGLVADEIHRKRPEEVYATGDRAVLRAVRVQAHYPFYRVEGEDPVETVLERRGEPSLEVVDEPPAKKLGGSHSTLIGERDGQRAVQTVASHPHVKKLIPGPIEAGGSGSRSGVRAKATRADANGNVRMLIRDGSSVQENRVVTTAHDRETGERIRADLNDALREEDLQN; encoded by the coding sequence ATGGAGTGTCGGCAGTGTGCGAGCGCGCTCGAACGACCGGGCGACTTCTGTCTGGTCTGCCGGACCACCAACGCCGACACCGTGGTTCTCGACCTCTCGCGGGAGCGGGCAGCCGTCACCGCCCTCCTCGACGAGTCGGTCGTGGCCCGCCGCGAGGTGACGACCACGCCCGAGTCCGACGGGGAGACCGAACCCGTCGAACTGCGGAACTTCGCGGGCCTCGTCGCCGACGAAATCCATCGAAAGCGGCCCGAGGAGGTGTACGCGACGGGCGACCGGGCGGTCCTCCGGGCGGTCCGCGTGCAGGCGCACTACCCCTTCTACCGCGTCGAGGGCGAGGACCCCGTCGAGACGGTGCTCGAACGCCGCGGCGAACCCTCGCTGGAGGTCGTCGACGAACCGCCCGCGAAGAAACTCGGCGGGTCGCACTCGACGCTCATCGGCGAACGCGACGGTCAGCGGGCGGTCCAGACCGTCGCGAGTCACCCGCACGTGAAGAAGCTCATCCCCGGCCCCATCGAGGCGGGCGGGTCGGGGTCCCGCTCCGGGGTCCGGGCGAAGGCGACCCGCGCCGACGCCAACGGGAACGTCCGCATGCTCATCCGCGACGGGTCGAGCGTGCAGGAGAACCGGGTCGTCACGACGGCCCACGACCGCGAGACGGGCGAGCGCATCCGGGCGGACCTGAACGACGCCCTGCGCGAGGAGGATCTCCAGAACTGA
- a CDS encoding DUF7537 family lipoprotein gives MRRLLPALVALLVLTAGCSGLLPGGSDGPPTNGTATGTGTPTDGSELRADTLAAMDAVETYRVEANVSTRYSGTLDQTVSGTSEGRFDRTARVAYLNQTQSALGQSYVVETYYVNDTVYQRSESYVLQYDSEWIRLPAAENASEQWSRFDTLTRQRALLNASNVTLDGTRTVNGTEVYVLRAQVDRSRLDELGFTAGPIEQGGLNVTSLNATFYVSTETNRPVRSVTNLTGRTTVQAGDNRRTVRIQQRIDLDFGGYGTPVTVTLPEEAATAVPLGTGASNASGNATRLA, from the coding sequence ATGCGCCGCCTCCTCCCCGCCCTCGTCGCGCTGCTGGTCCTCACCGCAGGGTGCAGCGGGCTCCTCCCCGGCGGGTCCGACGGCCCGCCGACGAACGGAACGGCGACCGGGACCGGGACGCCGACGGACGGTAGCGAACTGCGAGCCGACACGCTCGCCGCGATGGACGCCGTCGAGACGTACCGCGTCGAGGCGAACGTCAGCACCCGCTACTCCGGGACGCTCGACCAGACCGTCTCGGGCACCTCCGAGGGGCGGTTCGACCGCACCGCTCGCGTGGCGTACCTCAACCAGACGCAGTCGGCGCTCGGCCAGTCGTACGTCGTCGAGACGTACTACGTGAACGACACCGTCTACCAGCGAAGCGAGAGCTACGTGCTCCAGTACGACTCCGAGTGGATCCGCCTCCCGGCCGCCGAGAACGCCAGCGAGCAGTGGTCGCGCTTCGACACGCTCACCCGCCAGCGGGCGCTGCTGAACGCCTCGAACGTGACCCTCGACGGGACCCGGACCGTCAACGGGACCGAGGTGTACGTCCTTCGAGCGCAGGTCGACCGGTCGCGTCTCGACGAACTCGGCTTCACCGCCGGGCCCATCGAGCAGGGCGGCCTGAACGTGACGAGCCTCAACGCGACGTTCTACGTCAGCACGGAGACGAACCGGCCCGTCCGGTCGGTGACGAACCTGACCGGCCGGACGACGGTGCAGGCGGGCGACAACCGGCGGACCGTCCGTATCCAGCAGCGAATCGACCTCGACTTCGGCGGCTACGGCACGCCGGTGACGGTGACGCTCCCCGAGGAGGCGGCGACCGCCGTCCCCCTCGGGACGGGCGCGTCGAACGCGTCCGGGAACGCGACGAGGCTCGCCTGA
- a CDS encoding 5-formyltetrahydrofolate cyclo-ligase, protein MNKQAVRERIWDALDAEGIARFPFPPHGRIPNFEGASEAADRLAGLPEWEDAAAIKANPDAPQLPARRRALREGKTVYMAVPRLRDADCFVELDPDELDDTDAAATVSGMDEAGVRVGPDEMPHVDLVLSGSVAVTEDGARIGKGEGYSDLEFAVLTDLDLVDDSTPVVTTVHERQVVDDAVEVGSHDVPMDVVVTPERVIRTGATGRPAGIDWDLLSEERIAEIPVLDRLRE, encoded by the coding sequence ATGAACAAACAGGCCGTCCGCGAGCGCATCTGGGACGCGCTGGATGCGGAGGGCATCGCCCGCTTCCCCTTCCCGCCTCACGGCCGCATCCCGAACTTCGAGGGTGCGAGCGAGGCCGCCGACCGACTGGCCGGACTCCCCGAGTGGGAGGACGCGGCGGCAATCAAGGCCAACCCGGACGCACCGCAACTCCCCGCCCGGCGACGGGCGCTCCGGGAGGGCAAGACCGTCTACATGGCCGTACCCAGACTCAGGGACGCCGACTGCTTCGTCGAACTCGATCCGGACGAACTGGACGACACCGACGCGGCGGCGACGGTCAGCGGGATGGACGAGGCGGGCGTCCGCGTCGGCCCCGACGAGATGCCACACGTGGACCTCGTCCTCTCGGGGAGCGTCGCCGTCACCGAGGACGGGGCGCGCATCGGGAAGGGCGAGGGCTACTCGGACCTCGAGTTCGCCGTCCTGACCGACCTCGACCTGGTGGACGACTCGACGCCGGTGGTCACGACGGTCCACGAGCGACAGGTCGTCGACGACGCCGTCGAGGTGGGGAGCCACGACGTGCCGATGGACGTCGTCGTGACCCCCGAGCGCGTGATTCGGACGGGCGCGACGGGCCGTCCCGCAGGCATCGACTGGGACCTGCTCTCGGAGGAACGCATCGCCGAGATTCCGGTCCTCGACCGACTGCGGGAGTGA
- the pth2 gene encoding peptidyl-tRNA hydrolase Pth2 has product MKQAIAARTDIGMGTGKLAAQVAHASLKAYENAGPDAQREWKAGGQKKVVLKVKSENDLFELAEQARREGLPHAVIRDAGHTQLDPGTVTALAVGPARDNLVDRVTGDLSLF; this is encoded by the coding sequence ATGAAACAGGCCATCGCCGCCCGGACGGACATCGGGATGGGCACCGGCAAACTCGCCGCGCAGGTCGCCCACGCGTCGCTGAAGGCGTACGAGAACGCCGGTCCGGACGCCCAGCGGGAGTGGAAGGCGGGCGGACAGAAGAAGGTCGTCCTGAAGGTGAAAAGCGAGAACGATCTGTTCGAACTGGCAGAGCAGGCCCGGCGCGAGGGCCTCCCGCACGCGGTCATCCGGGACGCGGGCCACACCCAGTTGGACCCCGGGACGGTGACGGCACTCGCGGTCGGCCCCGCCCGCGACAACCTCGTCGACCGGGTGACGGGCGACCTCTCGCTGTTCTGA
- a CDS encoding Yip1 family protein, whose protein sequence is MVLGPLLRPDRYFERHAPGLSLARAGAVALLVALAVTASIGVLGYALAEQAAETTVTVDNENRPPDWVCDDRSDDPESPRYDGCDEPATREVAASSLVWNAVSGQLPVAFGGSLAGWLVGAVGMHGLTALAGGEGSFGDSLAVAGWAQAATLPQLVVVTGVFLTFAGGFDPTASEAALRSQVATFRSDLRSPVVVLGATVTTVWQGYVYYHGMRHARNVTRDAALLIALVSGAAVLVTQLS, encoded by the coding sequence ATGGTCCTCGGCCCCCTCCTCCGACCGGACCGGTACTTCGAGCGCCACGCACCCGGCCTCTCGCTGGCACGGGCGGGCGCCGTCGCCCTCCTCGTCGCCCTCGCCGTCACGGCCAGTATCGGCGTTCTGGGCTACGCGCTGGCCGAACAGGCCGCGGAGACGACTGTCACCGTCGACAACGAGAACCGGCCGCCCGACTGGGTCTGCGACGACCGGAGCGACGACCCCGAGTCACCGCGCTACGACGGGTGTGACGAACCGGCGACCCGCGAGGTGGCGGCGAGTTCACTCGTCTGGAACGCCGTCTCCGGGCAACTCCCCGTCGCGTTCGGCGGGTCGCTCGCGGGGTGGCTCGTCGGCGCCGTCGGGATGCACGGCCTGACCGCCCTCGCGGGCGGCGAGGGGTCGTTCGGCGACTCGCTGGCCGTCGCCGGGTGGGCGCAGGCCGCGACCCTGCCCCAACTGGTCGTCGTGACAGGGGTGTTCCTGACGTTCGCGGGTGGGTTCGACCCCACCGCGAGCGAGGCGGCCCTCCGCTCGCAGGTTGCGACGTTCCGGAGCGACCTCCGGAGTCCCGTCGTCGTCCTCGGGGCGACGGTCACGACGGTCTGGCAGGGCTACGTCTACTACCACGGGATGCGCCACGCGCGGAACGTGACCCGCGACGCCGCCCTCCTGATCGCGCTCGTCAGCGGCGCCGCCGTTCTCGTCACCCAGTTGTCCTGA
- the truD gene encoding tRNA pseudouridine(13) synthase TruD yields MRPAHPFERAVGIDHYVSDADGVGGRLRSRPEDFRVREREAVSVQPTDADPGSYPDLVFRATLRNWDTNDFASALADRLGISRERVSWAGTKDKHAITTQLFSVRGVEGEDLPDVRGADVEVLGRAGRPVLFGDLRGNHFELTVRDVEAPGNASLVTDQLREFCGGGAGKSDGDGGEGTTVCVPNFFGQQRFGAMRPVTHEVGLAIVRDDYEGAVMAYVGSPDEREPEATREARAFVEETRDWKAALDRLPTQLGYERSMVHRLVENGAESQEDFHEALRAVPTNVQRLFVNAAQSSLYNRMLSERLARGLPFGRPVAGDVVCFTDEHGDPDTDRLQRVDEGRVDTVTRHCERGRAFVTAPLVGTETELADGEQGDIERAVLDEAGLAPGDFERTGEFDSTGTRRAIQVRTDLTVEAGEDDEDDTLTFGFALPAGSYATVLMREFLKADPVDL; encoded by the coding sequence ATGCGACCGGCCCACCCCTTCGAACGGGCCGTCGGTATCGACCACTACGTGAGCGACGCCGACGGCGTCGGCGGCCGCCTCCGCAGTCGCCCCGAGGACTTCCGGGTGCGAGAGCGCGAGGCCGTCTCCGTCCAGCCGACCGACGCCGACCCGGGGTCGTACCCGGACCTCGTCTTCCGGGCGACGCTCCGCAACTGGGACACGAACGACTTCGCCTCCGCCCTCGCCGACCGACTCGGCATCAGCCGCGAACGCGTCTCGTGGGCCGGGACGAAGGACAAACACGCCATCACGACGCAGTTGTTCTCGGTGCGGGGCGTCGAGGGCGAGGACCTCCCCGACGTTCGCGGCGCGGACGTCGAGGTGCTCGGGCGGGCGGGCCGTCCCGTCCTCTTCGGCGACCTGCGGGGCAACCACTTCGAACTCACCGTCCGGGACGTCGAGGCACCCGGGAACGCCTCCCTCGTGACCGACCAGTTGCGCGAGTTCTGTGGCGGGGGCGCGGGCAAGTCCGACGGCGACGGGGGCGAGGGGACCACCGTCTGCGTCCCCAACTTCTTCGGCCAGCAGCGCTTCGGCGCGATGCGGCCCGTCACCCACGAGGTCGGACTGGCTATCGTCCGAGACGACTACGAGGGGGCCGTGATGGCCTACGTCGGCAGTCCCGACGAACGCGAACCCGAGGCGACCCGCGAGGCGCGCGCGTTCGTCGAGGAGACGCGCGACTGGAAGGCGGCGCTCGACCGCCTGCCGACCCAGTTGGGCTACGAGCGCTCGATGGTCCACCGCCTCGTCGAGAACGGGGCGGAGAGTCAGGAGGACTTCCACGAGGCGCTCCGCGCCGTCCCGACGAACGTCCAGCGTCTGTTCGTCAACGCCGCCCAGTCGTCCCTCTACAACCGGATGCTCTCGGAACGACTGGCGCGGGGCCTCCCGTTCGGCCGCCCCGTCGCCGGCGACGTGGTCTGTTTCACCGACGAACACGGCGACCCGGACACCGACCGCCTCCAGCGAGTCGACGAGGGTCGGGTCGACACGGTGACGAGACACTGCGAGCGCGGGCGAGCGTTCGTCACCGCGCCGCTGGTGGGCACGGAGACGGAACTCGCCGACGGCGAACAGGGCGACATCGAACGCGCGGTGCTCGACGAGGCGGGCCTCGCGCCCGGCGACTTCGAGCGGACGGGGGAGTTCGACTCGACGGGGACGCGCCGGGCGATACAGGTCCGGACCGACCTGACCGTCGAGGCGGGCGAGGACGACGAGGACGACACGCTCACGTTCGGGTTCGCCCTCCCGGCGGGGTCGTACGCGACGGTCCTCATGCGCGAGTTCCTGAAGGCGGACCCGGTGGACCTGTAG
- a CDS encoding thiamine-phosphate synthase family protein: protein MRFIEEVVVDEFLPTFRSMLAEDLRARGLTQNEVAELLGISQSAVSKYAHGDVERREEVLQDERVIDLVARLGEGLASGEMSRVQALVEAEVLVRQLERGDLLATMHERAMPGLAEYDGDFSVHDADSGVRAAERALASVRRGLRILENASGFAALIPAVGSNLVECLPDAAGIDDVAGVPGRILDVKGRATVPGAPEFGVSEHVARVLLAARAGGSDARAAVNVRYDETVIAGLTEQGLTAVAFDPEDEVDASVRAAVESNPSADVLYQTGGFGIEPVVYVLADDAASAAEVVRGLL from the coding sequence GTGAGGTTCATCGAGGAGGTGGTCGTCGACGAGTTCCTCCCGACGTTCCGGTCGATGCTCGCGGAGGACCTCAGAGCGCGCGGCCTCACGCAGAACGAGGTGGCGGAACTGCTCGGCATCTCCCAGAGCGCCGTCTCGAAGTACGCCCACGGCGACGTGGAACGGCGAGAGGAGGTCCTGCAGGACGAACGCGTCATCGACCTCGTCGCGCGACTGGGCGAGGGTCTCGCGTCCGGCGAGATGAGCCGAGTGCAGGCGCTCGTCGAGGCGGAGGTGCTCGTCCGGCAACTCGAACGCGGCGACCTGCTGGCGACGATGCACGAACGGGCAATGCCCGGCCTCGCGGAGTACGACGGGGACTTCTCGGTCCACGACGCGGACAGCGGCGTCCGGGCCGCCGAACGTGCGCTGGCGTCCGTCCGTCGCGGCCTGCGCATCCTCGAGAACGCGAGCGGGTTCGCCGCGCTCATCCCCGCCGTCGGGTCGAACCTCGTGGAGTGCCTGCCCGACGCGGCGGGGATCGACGACGTGGCGGGCGTCCCCGGGCGAATCCTCGACGTGAAGGGGCGAGCCACCGTCCCCGGCGCGCCCGAGTTCGGGGTGAGCGAGCACGTCGCCCGCGTCCTCCTCGCGGCACGCGCCGGCGGGAGCGACGCCCGCGCCGCCGTGAACGTCCGGTACGACGAGACGGTCATCGCCGGTCTGACGGAGCAGGGACTCACTGCCGTCGCGTTCGACCCCGAGGACGAGGTGGACGCGAGCGTGCGGGCGGCGGTCGAGTCGAACCCGTCGGCCGACGTGCTCTACCAGACCGGCGGGTTCGGCATCGAACCGGTCGTGTACGTCCTTGCGGACGACGCCGCGAGCGCGGCCGAAGTCGTCCGAGGGTTGTTGTGA
- a CDS encoding NADH:flavin oxidoreductase/NADH oxidase: MTDLFSPLTLRGTEVPNRVMVSPMCQYSCAGDGVATDWHQVHLGSRAVGGAGIVMTEAAAVEPRGRISPQDLGIWHREHADALAPVAQFIRGQGSVPAIQLAHAGRKASTAPPADGGHPVHDESEGGWTPRGPTDTPFPRDEPLETEALDREDIEEVIDAFARSAQLSLDAGFEVAEVHAAHGYLLHEFCSPVTNTREDDYGGDFEGRTRLVREVTGAVREVWPDDKPVFVRVSATDWLPDRESWTVEDTVRLAGDLADVGADLVDVSAGGIHPDQQVPDPDPHYQVPYAEAVREEHGEDIRVGAVGKITTAEGANDVVSDGHADLAILGREHLRDPYFTLHAADEFDRMDDVDVPVQYHRAF; this comes from the coding sequence ATGACAGACCTCTTCAGCCCCCTCACGCTCCGGGGGACCGAGGTGCCGAACCGCGTGATGGTCTCACCGATGTGCCAGTACTCCTGTGCTGGTGACGGCGTCGCCACCGACTGGCACCAGGTCCACCTCGGGTCGCGGGCCGTCGGCGGCGCTGGTATCGTCATGACCGAGGCGGCGGCCGTCGAACCGCGGGGACGCATCTCGCCGCAGGACCTCGGCATCTGGCACCGCGAACACGCCGACGCCCTCGCCCCCGTCGCGCAGTTCATCCGGGGGCAGGGGTCGGTGCCGGCCATCCAACTCGCCCACGCCGGGCGGAAGGCCTCCACCGCGCCGCCCGCCGACGGCGGCCACCCCGTCCACGACGAGAGCGAGGGCGGGTGGACGCCCCGCGGCCCCACCGACACGCCGTTCCCCCGCGACGAGCCACTGGAGACCGAAGCGCTCGACCGGGAGGACATCGAGGAGGTAATCGACGCCTTCGCGCGCAGCGCCCAGTTGTCGCTCGATGCGGGCTTCGAAGTCGCGGAGGTCCACGCCGCCCACGGCTACCTCCTCCACGAGTTCTGCTCGCCGGTGACCAACACCCGCGAGGACGACTACGGCGGCGACTTCGAGGGGCGCACCCGTCTGGTCAGGGAAGTCACCGGGGCCGTACGGGAGGTGTGGCCCGACGACAAGCCCGTGTTCGTGCGCGTCTCCGCGACGGACTGGCTCCCCGACCGGGAGTCGTGGACCGTCGAGGACACCGTCCGACTGGCCGGCGACCTCGCCGACGTCGGCGCGGACCTCGTCGACGTGAGCGCGGGCGGCATCCACCCCGACCAGCAGGTGCCCGACCCCGATCCCCACTATCAGGTGCCCTACGCCGAGGCGGTCCGCGAGGAACACGGCGAGGACATCCGGGTGGGTGCGGTCGGCAAGATTACCACCGCCGAGGGGGCGAACGACGTAGTGAGCGATGGCCACGCCGACCTCGCCATCCTCGGGCGCGAACACCTGCGCGACCCGTACTTCACGCTCCACGCCGCCGACGAATTCGACCGGATGGACGACGTGGACGTCCCCGTCCAGTACCACCGGGCGTTCTGA
- the dcd gene encoding dCTP deaminase, whose translation MILSDADILRRLEVGDLVVEPLDDIDLQVQPASVDVRLGREFLEFQRANIPCIHPNRETEVEDYVTETTIEDGDEFILHPGDFVLGTTHERVEVPSDLVAQVEGRSSLGRLAVVVHATAGFIDPGFRGHVTLELSNLGTAPVALSPGMRISQLVFTELTTPAERPYGSGRGSKYQDQRGPQASRIRGDVEFGGDQ comes from the coding sequence ATGATACTGTCGGACGCGGACATCCTGCGGCGTCTGGAGGTGGGCGACCTCGTCGTCGAACCGCTGGACGACATTGACCTGCAGGTGCAACCCGCGAGCGTGGACGTCCGTCTCGGCCGCGAGTTCCTCGAGTTCCAGCGCGCGAACATCCCCTGTATCCACCCGAACCGCGAGACGGAGGTGGAAGACTACGTCACCGAGACGACCATCGAGGACGGCGACGAGTTCATCCTCCACCCCGGCGACTTCGTCCTCGGGACGACCCACGAGCGGGTCGAAGTACCGTCGGACCTCGTCGCACAGGTCGAGGGACGCTCGTCGCTCGGTCGACTCGCCGTCGTGGTGCACGCGACTGCGGGCTTCATCGACCCCGGTTTCCGCGGACACGTCACACTCGAACTCTCCAACCTCGGGACCGCCCCCGTCGCACTCTCGCCGGGGATGCGTATCTCGCAACTCGTCTTCACGGAACTCACCACCCCCGCAGAGCGCCCCTACGGGAGCGGTCGCGGGTCGAAGTATCAGGACCAGCGCGGGCCGCAGGCCTCGCGCATCCGTGGTGACGTAGAGTTCGGAGGCGACCAGTGA
- the engB gene encoding GTP-binding protein EngB, with product MFDSRPDRDAEVVLLGRSNVGKSTLMRQLTGHTFNTGKKPGVTRQPNHYDWAPESFVLTDLPGFGFMEGVPAEHREAIKTDIVRYLEEYADNILVGVLVVDGKSAVDIIDRHTNEDEIPHDVELFYLLEDLGIPAVVAVNKMDKVDDEDERLNEICDRLGLLPPWKQWQDTIAPIAAKRGNVDALEEAVREHLHAAKRDDLFKFF from the coding sequence ATGTTCGACTCTCGTCCGGACCGCGACGCGGAGGTGGTGCTCCTCGGGCGCTCGAACGTCGGGAAGTCGACGTTGATGCGCCAACTGACGGGCCACACGTTCAACACGGGCAAGAAACCCGGCGTGACCCGACAGCCGAACCACTACGACTGGGCGCCGGAGAGCTTCGTGCTGACCGACCTGCCCGGCTTCGGGTTCATGGAGGGCGTCCCCGCCGAGCACCGCGAGGCCATCAAGACCGACATCGTGCGCTACCTGGAGGAGTACGCCGACAACATCCTCGTGGGCGTCCTCGTCGTGGACGGCAAGAGCGCCGTCGACATCATCGACCGCCACACGAACGAGGATGAGATACCCCACGACGTGGAGCTGTTCTACCTGCTGGAGGACCTCGGCATCCCCGCGGTCGTCGCCGTCAACAAGATGGACAAAGTCGACGACGAGGACGAGCGTCTGAACGAGATCTGTGACCGTCTCGGACTCCTCCCGCCGTGGAAGCAGTGGCAGGACACCATCGCGCCCATCGCCGCCAAACGCGGGAACGTCGACGCTCTGGAAGAGGCGGTCCGCGAACACCTCCACGCTGCGAAGCGCGACGACCTGTTCAAGTTCTTCTGA
- a CDS encoding TIGR00341 family protein — protein MRLVQVGIPEGKRGVVQEVLDDAGIDYVVSDETSKREYEATVAFPVPTSAVEDVLDDLRDVGVGENAYTVVTEAETVVSERFQDLVDEYAEETSEERIAREELRAKAEGFSDSFWTYVTMTLVSAIVGTAGLLLDSPATVVGSMVIAPLIGPALSAAVGTVIDDQELFVRGVQLQALGVALTVVAATLFSVFVRTVGVVPPTLDPTTLGEVSERLAPDVLSLAVALGAGVAGIVSLTAGVSTALVGVMIAVALIPPAATVGIALAWGLPGAAVGAAVLTLVNLLSINLAALVVLWYLGYRPEPFFRWREARSATLKRLAVLVVAVAVLSLFLGAVTYSSYTTATTEQNIRGAVEDTLEGREDATLIEVSIERTNEYMLFSEPSRVVVTVGSPPGTSPEDVARLLDERIDEAVGSDVAVQVRYVEVRTVSSHADPGRSSAGAGLSGPMEPVVARPVRGG, from the coding sequence GTGCGACTCGTACAGGTCGGTATCCCGGAGGGGAAACGCGGCGTCGTTCAAGAGGTCCTCGACGACGCCGGTATCGACTACGTGGTCAGCGACGAGACGAGCAAACGCGAGTACGAGGCGACCGTCGCCTTCCCCGTCCCGACGAGCGCCGTCGAGGACGTCCTCGACGACCTGCGGGACGTCGGCGTCGGCGAGAACGCCTACACGGTTGTCACGGAGGCCGAGACGGTCGTCTCCGAGCGCTTTCAGGACCTCGTTGACGAGTACGCCGAGGAGACGAGCGAGGAGCGCATCGCCCGCGAAGAACTCAGAGCCAAGGCCGAGGGGTTCTCCGATTCCTTCTGGACGTACGTGACGATGACCCTCGTCAGCGCCATCGTCGGCACCGCCGGCCTGTTGCTCGACTCCCCGGCGACGGTGGTCGGGTCGATGGTCATCGCCCCGCTCATCGGCCCCGCGCTGTCGGCCGCGGTGGGCACGGTCATCGACGACCAGGAGCTATTCGTCCGCGGGGTCCAACTGCAGGCGCTCGGGGTCGCGTTGACCGTCGTCGCCGCCACCCTGTTCTCGGTGTTCGTGCGGACCGTCGGCGTGGTGCCGCCGACGCTCGACCCGACGACGCTCGGCGAGGTCAGCGAGCGACTCGCGCCGGACGTGCTCTCGCTCGCCGTCGCGCTGGGAGCGGGGGTCGCCGGCATCGTGAGCCTCACCGCGGGCGTCTCGACGGCGCTCGTCGGCGTGATGATCGCCGTCGCGCTCATCCCGCCGGCGGCGACGGTCGGCATCGCTCTCGCCTGGGGGCTGCCGGGCGCGGCGGTCGGCGCGGCGGTTCTCACGCTCGTCAACCTGCTGTCGATCAACCTCGCCGCGCTGGTGGTGCTGTGGTACCTCGGCTACCGACCCGAGCCGTTCTTCCGCTGGCGAGAGGCCCGAAGCGCGACCCTCAAGCGCCTCGCGGTGCTGGTCGTCGCCGTCGCCGTCCTCTCGCTGTTCCTCGGGGCCGTCACCTACAGCAGCTACACGACGGCGACCACCGAACAGAACATCAGAGGGGCCGTCGAGGACACCCTCGAGGGCCGCGAGGACGCGACGCTCATCGAGGTGAGCATCGAGCGGACGAACGAGTACATGCTGTTCAGCGAGCCGAGCCGCGTCGTCGTCACCGTCGGCTCGCCGCCGGGGACGTCCCCCGAGGATGTCGCCCGGTTGCTCGACGAGCGGATAGACGAGGCCGTCGGCAGCGACGTGGCGGTTCAGGTCCGGTACGTCGAGGTCCGGACCGTGTCGTCGCACGCCGACCCCGGCCGGTCGTCCGCCGGGGCGGGGTTGTCGGGACCGATGGAACCGGTCGTCGCCCGGCCCGTACGCGGGGGGTGA
- a CDS encoding class I SAM-dependent methyltransferase, whose protein sequence is MSDPIQSFYGRYADLYDAIATAPGVARWRRTAADALDLSPGDTVVEMGCGTGANLPFLRERVGSRGTVLGVDLTRPLLERAQERVDRAGWENVAVVQADATRPPVACADAVLGSFVVGMLPDPAEAVRDWCALADGRVALLDGTSSDHPVGALANPLFGAFVGGGAPADGLSASVRQALQTRAAREGLDERVGTARATLASECVDRRYDEHALGFVSVVSGRPR, encoded by the coding sequence GTGAGCGACCCCATCCAGTCGTTCTACGGCCGGTACGCCGACCTCTACGACGCCATCGCCACCGCGCCGGGCGTGGCGCGCTGGCGCCGGACGGCGGCCGACGCGCTGGACCTCTCGCCGGGCGACACGGTGGTGGAGATGGGCTGTGGGACCGGAGCGAACCTCCCGTTCCTGCGCGAACGCGTCGGTTCGCGGGGGACCGTCCTCGGCGTGGACCTGACCCGCCCGCTCCTCGAACGGGCACAGGAGCGCGTCGACCGGGCCGGGTGGGAGAACGTGGCCGTCGTGCAGGCCGACGCGACGCGGCCGCCGGTCGCCTGCGCCGACGCCGTCCTCGGGTCGTTCGTCGTCGGGATGCTCCCCGACCCCGCCGAGGCGGTGCGCGACTGGTGTGCGCTGGCGGACGGCCGGGTCGCGCTGCTCGACGGGACGAGCAGCGACCACCCGGTCGGGGCGCTCGCGAACCCGCTGTTCGGGGCGTTCGTCGGCGGCGGTGCGCCGGCCGATGGACTCTCGGCGTCCGTCCGGCAGGCCCTGCAGACCCGGGCGGCCCGCGAGGGACTCGACGAGCGCGTCGGGACGGCGCGGGCGACCCTCGCCTCTGAGTGCGTGGACCGCCGCTACGACGAGCACGCGCTGGGGTTCGTCAGCGTTGTCAGCGGGCGGCCCCGGTAG
- a CDS encoding DUF5518 domain-containing protein: MSINTRAVLYGVGAAIVVGIVSGMTVPFSDATLPSLGFGLTGLVAGLVAGYVAGGTVGNGALNGGVATSLGVILVVALLSVLGTLVGGVLGLGVLLVGALFVVLAAIPGVIGGALGAWAKGRRVVSPAGRPAGR, translated from the coding sequence ATGAGCATCAACACTCGTGCGGTTCTCTACGGCGTCGGTGCAGCCATCGTCGTCGGTATCGTCAGCGGGATGACCGTGCCGTTCAGCGACGCGACGCTCCCCTCCCTCGGGTTTGGCCTGACCGGACTCGTCGCGGGCCTCGTCGCCGGCTACGTCGCGGGCGGCACCGTCGGCAACGGGGCGCTCAACGGCGGCGTCGCCACCTCGCTCGGTGTCATCCTCGTAGTGGCCCTCCTGTCGGTGCTGGGCACCCTCGTCGGCGGCGTCCTCGGCCTCGGCGTCCTGCTGGTCGGCGCCCTGTTCGTCGTCCTCGCGGCCATCCCGGGCGTCATCGGCGGCGCACTCGGCGCGTGGGCGAAGGGGCGCCGTGTCGTCTCGCCCGCCGGCCGACCCGCGGGCCGATAA